In the genome of Sphingomonas naphthae, one region contains:
- a CDS encoding FecCD family ABC transporter permease, which yields MTRPALLALLTGLALLTAIASLGLGAVPISPARIWAAFAGHGDRIASAILFDLRIPRTLLGLLVGAMLGLAGAALQGYLRNPLAEPAVLGASNAAALGAVGALYFGLAEINTLLLPALAIVAGLLALALLFLLAGRSESPLGLILAGIAVSTLAGAGISLALNLSPNPFAAMEIMSWLMGSIENRAYSHVWIALPCILVGGGLLLFDGRALDALTLGEDAAQALGADLRAVRLRMLLGVAIGVGGAVAVSGAIGFVGLIVPHLVRPLTDRSPSAILLPSALAGAALLTAADIGVRLMPTSAELKLGVVTAFLGVPVFLAHLTRARRLW from the coding sequence TTGACCCGCCCCGCCCTCCTCGCCCTCCTCACCGGGCTCGCCCTCCTCACCGCCATCGCCTCGCTCGGCCTCGGCGCGGTGCCGATCTCGCCCGCGCGCATCTGGGCGGCGTTCGCGGGCCATGGCGACCGGATCGCCAGCGCCATCCTGTTCGACCTGCGCATCCCCCGCACCCTGCTCGGCCTGCTCGTCGGCGCGATGCTCGGGCTCGCCGGGGCGGCGTTGCAGGGGTATCTGCGCAACCCGCTGGCCGAGCCGGCGGTGCTGGGCGCCTCCAACGCCGCCGCGCTGGGCGCCGTGGGTGCGCTGTATTTCGGGCTGGCGGAGATCAACACGCTCCTGTTGCCGGCCCTGGCCATCGTCGCCGGGCTGCTGGCGCTGGCGTTGCTGTTCCTGCTCGCCGGTCGATCGGAAAGTCCGCTCGGCCTGATTCTCGCCGGCATCGCCGTCTCGACCTTGGCGGGCGCCGGCATCAGCCTCGCCCTCAACCTGTCGCCCAATCCGTTCGCGGCGATGGAGATCATGAGCTGGCTGATGGGGTCGATCGAGAATCGCGCCTATAGCCATGTCTGGATCGCCTTGCCCTGCATCCTTGTCGGCGGCGGGCTGCTGCTGTTCGACGGCCGCGCGCTGGACGCGCTGACCCTGGGCGAGGACGCCGCGCAGGCGCTGGGGGCCGATCTGCGCGCGGTGCGGCTGCGGATGCTGCTGGGGGTCGCGATCGGCGTCGGCGGGGCGGTGGCGGTATCGGGGGCGATCGGCTTCGTCGGGCTGATCGTGCCGCATCTGGTGCGCCCGCTCACCGATCGCAGCCCTTCGGCCATCCTCCTCCCCTCCGCGCTGGCCGGCGCCGCGCTGCTGACGGCGGCCGACATCGGCGTGCGGCTGATGCCGACCAGCGCCGAACTCAAGCTGGGCGTCGTCACCGCCTTCCTCGGCGTGCCGGTGTTCCTGGCGCACCTGACGCGGGCGCGGCGCTTATGGTGA